TAAGGAAGCCgcactgtttgtgtgtatgacgtgtgttgtattttctgtttcGTTTCAGTCTATGAGCAGCAGGACGCTGTGGAATACTTCCTAGACATCCTAGAGAAAGTAGGCTTTAATTTGGCCGAGGtaacttttccttttccttcaACGTGCAACAATGCTGAAAAATACCCAAGTGTTTGCTTGTTAAGTGTGTGTGACTCTTTTAACTGTAACAGGTCTTTAGAGGAACTATGAGGAATCTCAGAAGATGTTCAAGAAATCACGAGTCCTATGATGACAGTGACTTCAAATCGATCCAGATCTCTCTGAACACCAGAGATGGGCCGTACACACTAGTAAGGGAGCTTCACTGTGTAGCCTAAATGAAAGCCGCTGAGACGAAAAATAAATCTCAGTTCTGACTTCTCTTCTTAGAACTGGAAGTTATAAAGTCTACTTCTTTTATCCTAGAAAAGTCATAATTGCACGAAAAAGCTGcaattgctttatattttactcAACGGCATAATTAAGCGTAGAAAGAGGCTTGTGTGCGGCTCGTCACAAACCTTTCTGTTCTGATTTCAGGAAAATGGAGTTGAATCGTATTTTGCTTCTACAAAATTAGTTGGAGACGACCAGATGTACTGTGAAGAGTGCGATGAGAAGAGTGACACAATATGGGTAAAAtggatttttgcttttatttcaaagtttaaaagcctaattagtaacactttagtatagagagcagttctcactattaactagtttctAACTAGCATTCCTATTAATAActtattggctgtttattactATATTCTACAGTGCATCCTACACAATACTAAACTTAACAAGTACCTTTCTATCTATGAATAAGCTAAAGTGCGACCGCCTAGCTATGCTTCTGGACTGGATTCAGATTGTGTTATCTTGGTTTTCTTGTTTTACGCAGAGTTGTGAAATCAGCGAGTATCCAGCGGTTCTGGCTTTGCACCTGAAGAGGTTTGTGTATGACTACTGTTCGAACAGGTTTGTGAAAAACCACTGCCCCATGGACGTACCGCTTCAGTTACGTCTTCAGGTAAGCCCAATAAACCCTGTTCTGGGCTGCAGTCCTGCGTGTGAGCGCCGGTGAAGGCCTGCTGGTGTTGTTTCAGAAGCAGGAGTACTGGCTCTATGCCGTGGTCAACCACAGGGGGAGCCGTTACGGAGGTCACTACACCGCCGACATCCTCGCTCCTGAAGACAACAAGTGGTTCTGTTTCGACGACAGTCGGGTCACAGAGGTAACGGCTTACTACTACACCGAACGTTTCATTTTGGAGGCTTTGTATTAACTGTGCTTTGTGATTTCCTTCAGACCAATGAGAGCAAACTGAAAGGGTAAGAGCGAGTAATGTCAAACAACTCTTAATTACGCGACAAATCACTGAATATAAGTAACTgtagtttttaatcttttgatgTAGGTCTAGAGAAGCCTACTTGCTGTTGTACCAGAAAAGTGAGTACATTCACAATTTGGCACTTATTCTGAGATTCTTGTGTGTTCAACAGAGTCTAAAAGAGTGCTAATGAACAGTCATTAAAACATGTGGTAGGATGCAGGCggcataaattattttagtagaGCCTGCCAGTACAAAGGACCTCTGTAACGTGACTAACGAGATGCGTGACTTTAATTAAGAGATGGAGTCGGTTAACAGCAGACAGGTGTAtagagagaaagatagaaacAAGCAAGCGAACATAATCCAGCAAGGTATGATGGTAAGACGAGAGAATACAAGGTGCACAGAGAAGAATCAAAACACAGGGAAAACAGACTAGGAAAACTGTGATAAGGCTAGGGAAACTAGGTATGACTCTGTAAGGTAGTTATCAACCGAAACGATTATCAGCATCAgtgaaaacagacagacaatgCTAACTTCAGCAACATTAGCCTTACAGAGTGCCAAAAAGCTCTTTCAGAAAGCTAGTTTAGAGAAAAAGTGAATGCGTCATACATCTGGCACTAATCCATCCTTCAGAGCTCAGATTTCTGGAGTGTTGTGGATTCATGCATCCAGCTACAGAACACCTAAAGCAAAGGGGGACTGTGTACAACTCTCTGTGAAGATTTAGCATGGGCAACTAGTTTGTGTTCTTTACAGCGTACAGTCCTGCAGGTTATGAGACGAGGAAGGACACCCTGAGGTCTCAAGCTGATTCCACAGATCCCAGAACTGGACAGCTAATGAAGCTAACAGAGCTAACAAAGCAAACGGTGCTTACAAAGCTAACAGAGCCAACGGAACCAATGGCGCTAACAGAGACAATAGAGCCAACAAAGCTAACGGAGCTTACAAAGCTAACAGAGCCAACGGAGTCAATGGTGCTAACGGTGCCAATAGAGCCAACAAAGCTAACAGTGCTAACAAAGCCAACAGAGCCAACGGCGCTAACAGAGACAACAGAGCCAATGGCGCTAACAGAGCCAACAGAGTCAACAAAGCTAACAGTGCTAACAGAGTCAACGGCGCTAACAGAGCCAACAGAGCCAATGGCGCTAACGAAGCCAACAGAGCTAACAGAGCCAACGGCGCTTACGGAGCCAACAGAGCCAACAAAGCAAACAGTGCTTACAAAGCTAACAGAGCCAACGGAGCCAATGGCGCTAACGAAGACAATAGAGCCAACAAAGCTAACGGAGCTTACAAAGCTAACATATCCAACAGAGTCAATGGCGCTAACTGAGCCAATAGAGCCAACAAAGCTAACAGTGCTAACAAAGCCAACAGAGCCAACGGCGCTAACAGAGACAACAGAACCAATGGCGCTAACGGAGCCAACAGAGCCAACAAAGCTAACAGAACCAATGGAGCTAACAGAGCCAAAAGCGCTAAAAGAGCCAACAGATCCAATGGCGCTAACAGAGCCAATAGAGCCAACAAAGCTAACGGTGCTAATAAAGATAACAGAGTCAACAGTGCTAACAGAGCTAACAGAACCAACGGAGCCAATGGCACTAACGCCGCTAACAGAGCCAACAAAGCTAATGGAGCTAACAGAGCTAGCGTTATGTGAGTCAGGGACAGCGTCTCCAGCTGGCAGCAGGAAGTGCTCTGAAGGACATAGTGGTAAGTCTTTTTGACAAATATTAAtgctctttctctgtgtttccCGGTGCCAGTTGTTGAAGCACACATGGGTCGTAGCACAACTAAAATCATGTAGAGGGTTGAAAACATCCAGTGCTCTTGAGAGTGATTTCAGACGGTTTTCTATGAGGTGAGTTTCTTCTGATGTCTGGTTTCTTCTTTTCTAGCTTCATCAGTTGAACGGGTGGAGGACGTGGAAGAGGCCCAGATGAAAAGTGAAGCAGAAACCAGCAGAGCAGAGGTGATGTGATACGAACTGACTCAGCGTTTACAAGAAATACAGTTCAGTCACAATTATTCAGAAACACTTGTATTAAATGACACACTTTTTCAGGAGCGTGGCGGAGCTCATGATAAAAAAGGTAAAGACGGAGAAGCCAACTGagaaattttattttgctagcaatgtcatttaaaaaatattatttctagtGAATTGTAAAGAACCTGAAAGAATAcctaaattgttaaaaacatgaatattttttatctaaACATTCTTGAATCTGTCTATTTTTTTGCCCAAATGGCAGatgcatttctctttttaatcattaatgaataacattttcacaaaacctttttgcttcaaaaatcatgtttagaTGATTTTCTATGTTCTTCTTGCTGGTTTCTTGTTTGGAAGCTGAAGAGCAGATACGAACCCTTTGTGTTTAATAGCGCTGCCTTGTGCAAATAtttcttgcatgtttttaaaagatcttAAAGACTGGATGTGTTTCTCGGTGTCTGCCGTGACGAGGCGTCTGAGGATCCTTGTTCTGAGCCGGACAGAGAGCCACAAGAACACTGTGGAAGAGATGATCCTGAGACACGCTGGGTTCTCTTCTCAACCACAGCTGTACTGTGATGAAAGCCTCAAGGACTCTCTAGAAGTGTGTCGTCCCGGTCCACACGTGATCCTCTGGGTGACCCCGTTAGAGATGAACCAGAAAGATATCCAAGCGTTTAAAAAAGTCTACAGGTTTCTGGGAAGAACAGCCAGAAGATATATCATGATCGTCTTCATCAGTGAGGGCCGTCCCTCGGAAAGCAGCAAAAATACAACACGCAAATATAGGCCCATAAAAAACTCTCTCGTTCTTGACATTAGCGCACACCTGTCTGACCAGgccaaaaaccttttttacaAACTGAAAAAGACTGCATATAAGAACCCCAGGATGCCGTATTATGACAATAAACCACGGAAAGTAAGACAtaagaagacaaagaaaaaaaagcatgaaaggGAAAGAGCCAGAAAATCCAAACTGCGATCAAatcatggagagagagagagaagaaaacagtcataaaaataaagcgtgtgcaaaacatacacatttaaataacttaaatacCATTCGTGAATTGCATTTTTTCCATATCGGGGTGTACTGTGTTAAGTGTTGTATCCTTTCTCCTGTGTGTGACGTGGGACTGTCAGAGATACTGAGATCCTCCTGAAGAGAGTCCTTTACTGCTCTCCTCAACATCTGCACTGTATAAAGCTCTGTGTAAATAAAGGTGACGTGCTGAAGAAGTGCTACTTGTGTGCTCTCTGTATCCTGAcactattaatatatatatataatatatacatgtagaGCTGGGGAGATTTAACTCGTTTATCACATTCCTTTAAATAGCATTGTCTTTTACCATAATGGATCCAAAAGTGCaaagagtggaaaaaaaacttgttcaatttattgtaatttacaaTATGACGTGCATTAAAGATTGTATTACACCAAGGATTCccaaaaacacaaaggaagtgCAGGGAGATTGAACTTAATGAAAAgcttacaattatttaaatcataaaatatttaagcagATATATTATACCCCTTACAAAGTGTCAGAGTAGAAGTAGAAACGCTCTGATTTTggtgcctgtttctttaaatgcaaacgaGCTTTTCCTCCCCGCCCCTTTTTTCAGAAGAGCGCCGCGTCATCACAGCTCGTACCCGATTAAAACACGTTTTGATTCTGATTATTATGTTTATCGCGTTGAAATCACGCGTATTAGTTTACAGTTGTGATTGTGGAGCGTACAGACAGCGTTCTCGTTCACGTTTAAAACACACGAGCTACAAAAAACGTCGGTTTTATCCGTGAAGGTACATAAATCACGATTATTGTAGATGTGTGTGTCAGGGCTGTAAcaaatcaaagtgatcatcccTAACCCCTTGTGAGGGAAGACTTGAGCATCATGCGGTCGTTTAGAACGTACTTGTCaaaggaagtgatgtcatttcctcttcatcttccGCTGGGTTACTCAGCACTTAAACCTGGAAAAGTGGGATTTTCGTGATATGTCTGGTGTTTACTAACCCAGAATCCTCAGcagcatccagaaacacacttCTTTAGCTCAGTGTCCTGTATCTTTACTGCTTCCGTCACATGTGGGCGGGGCCTTCCCTTCAGTGACGTGAAGAGGCGGGGAATCTGATGATTTATTGGAGATGTAAAATAATGAGCAGTTGTAGTTGTTTTCACACACTGTGGTCAGCGATGTTCAGACACCTTATAAAACTCATATTTGCATCATAGGTCCTCTTAAAGTAAAAGTACAGAAGTGTTTGATTTGAAAAGTATTCAAGTGCTGAAAGTAAATGATGGGTTTTATTACTGAGGTAATACTAGCATTAACTTATGCCTTTGAAGCAATGCTGAACACACCGACTAGCATGTAGTGTCTTTGGAGTAATGCtattgctaatgctaatgctaatactATTTGTCTTAAAGTATAGAAACTGGAAATATGTACTACTGGAGTAAATGTACTTTATTACTGTCCAGCTGTGACATTTACAGTAAAGTACAGTAAGCTCTGAAAATTGTATCTTATCAGtacatttaacatataaacatatttgttttaagtatatgcatgttttgatccacttcaagtGTTGACTgctgtatttacataaaaccaccctttttaatatttctatatacacgTCTTTAAATAGAAGACGTCTTTCTGTTTCAGAGCCCAGGGAAGAGGTAGAACTTTCCAGACAGTGTTGTTCTGTCTTTACACGGCATCTGACACGGATGCTTCTCCTTGAACTTCTTAAGgacctgtttaaaaaaaaaagaggaaaaatcgtacaaaaaatgaaaactaactACACATACGGACATATGAgtgtaaagtaaaaaagaaagtgaTATTCCTGTATTCTACTCTTTTACGGTGAAATAAACGCTACCTTCCTGAAAAGCTCCTCGATGTGATCCTCATGAGCGTGATTATTAAATACTTCCACAATATCTCTGAAGAAGTGTGAGCCCAGACTGATGTTCCTGAAGGACGGGGTGTCTGAAGACAGAACACAGATTACTGTACGAGATCATCTTGTGTTGGGTTTTATACGCTGAAGGGTGTTTACCAGGAGTAGAAGACCTCAGGCAGCAGAAGTCTTTCTCTCGGTGCTCTGTGTGTGATACACTGTCCTGAACGTTCACACATCCGTCAttatctgacacacacacacacacacacacacacacacacatccagtaCATTACACTGCAggggttatatatatatataattgtatatgtgtgtgtgtttcaggatcTCACCCCCCCGACACGACTGGATGAGGATGATCTTGGGCTTGTCTCTCAGTCCTGCACAGTTCACAGTGTTCAGGTGATGATAGAGCTCATCGGTGGAGAACATGTCCTGCTCTCCGTCTGAGTTCACGATGCTGGAGACTCCACAGATTCCTCTGGAGCTTCCGTGAGACATGAGGAGAACGAAGCAGCTGTCTGAGAGAACGTGTTCCTCACGCCGAGAGAAGTCCTGAAGAGCCGCTCTCATAGCCTGAACACACACCGTCAActactgagtgtgtgtgtgtgagagagagagagagagagagagtgtgtgtgtgtgtgtgtgtgtgtgtgagagagagagagagagagagagacagagtgagagagagagacagagtgtgtgtgtgtgtgtgtgtgagagagagagagagagagagagagagagtgtgtgtgtgtgtgtgtgagagagagagtgtgtgtgtgtgtgtgtgtgtgtgtgtgagagagagagagagagagtgtgtgtgtgtgtgagagagagagtgtgtgtgtgtgtgtgtgtgtgtgtgtgtgtgtgtgtgtgtgtgtgtgtgtgtgtgtgtgtgtgtgtgtgagagagtgtgtgtgtgtgtgtgtgtgtgtgtgtgtgtgctgtgaggTCTCTCAGGagtcagagagtgtgtgtgtgtgtgtgtgtgtgtgtgtgtgtgtgtgtgtgtgtgtgccagtgcTGTGAGGTCTCTCAgggtcaggtgtgtgtgtgtgtgtgtgtgtgtgtgtgtgtgtgtgtaccagtgtgtgtgtgtctctcaggtGCTGTGAggtctctcagtgtgtgtgtgtgtgtgtgtgtgtgtgtgtgtgtgtgtgtgtgtgtgtgtgtgtgtgtgtgtaccggtGCTGTGAGGTCTCTCAGGGTCagtacggtgtgtgtgtgtgtgtgtgtgtgtgtgtgtgtgtgtgtgtgtgtgtgtgtgtgtgtgtgtgtgtgtgtgtgtgtgtgtgtaccggtGCTGTGAGGTCTCTCAGGGTCAGTACGGTGTAACCCAGACTCTTCAGCAGTCGCTCCATGCTCGACTCATCCTTCTCGGCCCCGGGCCGGTTGTTTTCATACTCAAACTCCACGTTGTTAATGAGGAGCGCGAGACGTGTTCGGTCGGAGGACTTGTCCTTCATCGGGTAAATCTtcacagagaagaagaaaagacatTCAGGTTCACAACATCTTGAGGTGGTTCTGGTTTTAAAGCAAGGTTTTAAAGTTcaccactgtatatattttaatgaacacttacacatacagtacaattTAATGATTAGATTCAGATTCTGTGTCTTACGTCATCTCCTTCTTCTCTCAGCTTCTTCTCCTTGAACTCAGGTGTGCTCAGCACCAGAGGATCTCCAGGGATCTGCTCAGAAACACAGGACACTAAAGTCAGCAGGACTCACAAAAGATCCCGGAGCGTAACAGAAGGTGTGGTGTGTGTACCTCTGTCTGTCCACAGCCGCTGTTGCCGCAGCGCACTGCATTGTGGGTCGGGCCCTTCCACTGGCTCCGGCAGCTCCAGCAGAAGTAGTACTTGTGTTTCCTGCTGGCGGTGCAGACGGTGCAGTGCACACACAGGTTGGTCTTATCCCGCCGTTCCACGTGAGTCTTGCAGCCTGGACACTTTACAGTAGCCTTGGATTATTCCCGTGTGACACACTACAGGCCGCTCTGCACACTTTAAAGAAGAGGTCTGCGCGGGACGCTCCCAGGTTCTCTCTAGATCACTGGTTCCTCACCCGCTGTCCCGACCCGATTGATTTAGACTctcacatttacatttcctcTACTGAAAGAGGCTCCCAGACACTGGATCCTGCTCATTATAAACCAGTTTCTATTTTGAATGTTGAGTGTTTCTAATATAACAGAAAGAGTTGTGCGTGAACTGTCTGGATTTAGAAGAGAGGTTTTTGGCAGATACGAGAAGTGCTAGATTGGCGAGGAGCGGTCCTGCTGGATCTACAACAAGCTTTAATGCGGTGAATTACTCAATATTATTAGACGAAATAGGTGCTATGGATTTTTCTGATGTAGTTGATTCATGGTTGGCCTCGTCTTTATCAGAGAGAGAGGGCACTGTGTTA
This window of the Puntigrus tetrazona isolate hp1 chromosome 22, ASM1883169v1, whole genome shotgun sequence genome carries:
- the LOC122327913 gene encoding uncharacterized protein LOC122327913 isoform X2 → MKTKVEPAVLKHVSFSEAPSQTSSADSSAPQASVNQVETDIKKMNIKDPGEGSSVPRHLNERPTNQDPCESGYFLKTSERCKKAPYRGLLNQGATCFLNAALQVLFMTQEFRDRVLRAPRSTSERLESALKKLFEELSHQDPDAPSVSTKGVIQALGIERVYEQQDAVEYFLDILEKVGFNLAEVFRGTMRNLRRCSRNHESYDDSDFKSIQISLNTRDGPYTLENGVESYFASTKLVGDDQMYCEECDEKSDTIWSCEISEYPAVLALHLKRFVYDYCSNRFVKNHCPMDVPLQLRLQQEYWLYAVVNHRGSRYGGHYTADILAPEDNKWFCFDDSRVTETNESKLKGSREAYLLLYQKTYSPAGYETRKDTLRSQADSTDPRTGQLMKLTELTKQTVLTKLTEPTEPMALTETIEPTKLTELTKLTEPTESMVLTVPIEPTKLTVLTKPTEPTALTETTEPMALTEPTESTKLTVLTESTALTEPTEPMALTKPTELTEPTALTEPTEPTKQTVLTKLTEPTEPMALTKTIEPTKLTELTKLTYPTESMALTEPIEPTKLTVLTKPTEPTALTETTEPMALTEPTEPTKLTEPMELTEPKALKEPTDPMALTEPIEPTKLTVLIKITESTVLTELTEPTEPMALTPLTEPTKLMELTELALCESGTASPAGSRKCSEGHSASSVERVEDVEEAQMKSEAETSRAEERGGAHDKKDLKDWMCFSVSAVTRRLRILVLSRTESHKNTVEEMILRHAGFSSQPQLYCDESLKDSLEVCRPGPHVILWVTPLEMNQKDIQAFKKVYRFLGRTARRYIMIVFISEGRPSESSKNTTRKYRPIKNSLVLDISAHLSDQAKNLFYKLKKTAYKNPRMPYYDNKPRKVRHKKTKKKKHERERARKSKLRSNHGERERRKQS
- the LOC122327913 gene encoding uncharacterized protein LOC122327913 isoform X1 — its product is MKTKVEPAVLKHVSFSEAPSQTSSADSSAPQASVNQVETDIKKMNIKDPGEGSSVPRHLNERPTNQDPCESGYFLKTSERCKKAPYRGLLNQGATCFLNAALQVLFMTQEFRDRVLRAPRSTSERLESALKKLFEELSHQDPDAPSVSTKGVIQALGIERVYEQQDAVEYFLDILEKVGFNLAEVFRGTMRNLRRCSRNHESYDDSDFKSIQISLNTRDGPYTLENGVESYFASTKLVGDDQMYCEECDEKSDTIWSCEISEYPAVLALHLKRFVYDYCSNRFVKNHCPMDVPLQLRLQKQEYWLYAVVNHRGSRYGGHYTADILAPEDNKWFCFDDSRVTETNESKLKGSREAYLLLYQKTYSPAGYETRKDTLRSQADSTDPRTGQLMKLTELTKQTVLTKLTEPTEPMALTETIEPTKLTELTKLTEPTESMVLTVPIEPTKLTVLTKPTEPTALTETTEPMALTEPTESTKLTVLTESTALTEPTEPMALTKPTELTEPTALTEPTEPTKQTVLTKLTEPTEPMALTKTIEPTKLTELTKLTYPTESMALTEPIEPTKLTVLTKPTEPTALTETTEPMALTEPTEPTKLTEPMELTEPKALKEPTDPMALTEPIEPTKLTVLIKITESTVLTELTEPTEPMALTPLTEPTKLMELTELALCESGTASPAGSRKCSEGHSASSVERVEDVEEAQMKSEAETSRAEERGGAHDKKDLKDWMCFSVSAVTRRLRILVLSRTESHKNTVEEMILRHAGFSSQPQLYCDESLKDSLEVCRPGPHVILWVTPLEMNQKDIQAFKKVYRFLGRTARRYIMIVFISEGRPSESSKNTTRKYRPIKNSLVLDISAHLSDQAKNLFYKLKKTAYKNPRMPYYDNKPRKVRHKKTKKKKHERERARKSKLRSNHGERERRKQS
- the LOC122327913 gene encoding uncharacterized protein LOC122327913 isoform X3 — protein: MKTKVEPAVLKHEAPSQTSSADSSAPQASVNQVETDIKKMNIKDPGEGSSVPRHLNERPTNQDPCESGYFLKTSERCKKAPYRGLLNQGATCFLNAALQVLFMTQEFRDRVLRAPRSTSERLESALKKLFEELSHQDPDAPSVSTKGVIQALGIERVYEQQDAVEYFLDILEKVGFNLAEVFRGTMRNLRRCSRNHESYDDSDFKSIQISLNTRDGPYTLENGVESYFASTKLVGDDQMYCEECDEKSDTIWSCEISEYPAVLALHLKRFVYDYCSNRFVKNHCPMDVPLQLRLQKQEYWLYAVVNHRGSRYGGHYTADILAPEDNKWFCFDDSRVTETNESKLKGSREAYLLLYQKTYSPAGYETRKDTLRSQADSTDPRTGQLMKLTELTKQTVLTKLTEPTEPMALTETIEPTKLTELTKLTEPTESMVLTVPIEPTKLTVLTKPTEPTALTETTEPMALTEPTESTKLTVLTESTALTEPTEPMALTKPTELTEPTALTEPTEPTKQTVLTKLTEPTEPMALTKTIEPTKLTELTKLTYPTESMALTEPIEPTKLTVLTKPTEPTALTETTEPMALTEPTEPTKLTEPMELTEPKALKEPTDPMALTEPIEPTKLTVLIKITESTVLTELTEPTEPMALTPLTEPTKLMELTELALCESGTASPAGSRKCSEGHSASSVERVEDVEEAQMKSEAETSRAEERGGAHDKKDLKDWMCFSVSAVTRRLRILVLSRTESHKNTVEEMILRHAGFSSQPQLYCDESLKDSLEVCRPGPHVILWVTPLEMNQKDIQAFKKVYRFLGRTARRYIMIVFISEGRPSESSKNTTRKYRPIKNSLVLDISAHLSDQAKNLFYKLKKTAYKNPRMPYYDNKPRKVRHKKTKKKKHERERARKSKLRSNHGERERRKQS
- the LOC122327913 gene encoding uncharacterized protein LOC122327913 isoform X4, producing MTNDSSVSFSEAPSQTSSADSSAPQASVNQVETDIKKMNIKDPGEGSSVPRHLNERPTNQDPCESGYFLKTSERCKKAPYRGLLNQGATCFLNAALQVLFMTQEFRDRVLRAPRSTSERLESALKKLFEELSHQDPDAPSVSTKGVIQALGIERVYEQQDAVEYFLDILEKVGFNLAEVFRGTMRNLRRCSRNHESYDDSDFKSIQISLNTRDGPYTLENGVESYFASTKLVGDDQMYCEECDEKSDTIWSCEISEYPAVLALHLKRFVYDYCSNRFVKNHCPMDVPLQLRLQKQEYWLYAVVNHRGSRYGGHYTADILAPEDNKWFCFDDSRVTETNESKLKGSREAYLLLYQKTYSPAGYETRKDTLRSQADSTDPRTGQLMKLTELTKQTVLTKLTEPTEPMALTETIEPTKLTELTKLTEPTESMVLTVPIEPTKLTVLTKPTEPTALTETTEPMALTEPTESTKLTVLTESTALTEPTEPMALTKPTELTEPTALTEPTEPTKQTVLTKLTEPTEPMALTKTIEPTKLTELTKLTYPTESMALTEPIEPTKLTVLTKPTEPTALTETTEPMALTEPTEPTKLTEPMELTEPKALKEPTDPMALTEPIEPTKLTVLIKITESTVLTELTEPTEPMALTPLTEPTKLMELTELALCESGTASPAGSRKCSEGHSASSVERVEDVEEAQMKSEAETSRAEERGGAHDKKDLKDWMCFSVSAVTRRLRILVLSRTESHKNTVEEMILRHAGFSSQPQLYCDESLKDSLEVCRPGPHVILWVTPLEMNQKDIQAFKKVYRFLGRTARRYIMIVFISEGRPSESSKNTTRKYRPIKNSLVLDISAHLSDQAKNLFYKLKKTAYKNPRMPYYDNKPRKVRHKKTKKKKHERERARKSKLRSNHGERERRKQS
- the LOC122327913 gene encoding ubiquitin carboxyl-terminal hydrolase 21-like isoform X5; this translates as MKTKVEPAVLKHVSFSEAPSQTSSADSSAPQASVNQVETDIKKMNIKDPGEGSSVPRHLNERPTNQDPCESGYFLKTSERCKKAPYRGLLNQGATCFLNAALQVLFMTQEFRDRVLRAPRSTSERLESALKKLFEELSHQDPDAPSVSTKGVIQALGIERVYEQQDAVEYFLDILEKVGFNLAEVFRGTMRNLRRCSRNHESYDDSDFKSIQISLNTRDGPYTLENGVESYFASTKLVGDDQMYCEECDEKSDTIWSCEISEYPAVLALHLKRFVYDYCSNRFVKNHCPMDVPLQLRLQKQEYWLYAVVNHRGSRYGGHYTADILAPEDNKWFCFDDSRVTETNESKLKGSREAYLLLYQKTSSVERVEDVEEAQMKSEAETSRAEERGGAHDKKDLKDWMCFSVSAVTRRLRILVLSRTESHKNTVEEMILRHAGFSSQPQLYCDESLKDSLEVCRPGPHVILWVTPLEMNQKDIQAFKKVYRFLGRTARRYIMIVFISEGRPSESSKNTTRKYRPIKNSLVLDISAHLSDQAKNLFYKLKKTAYKNPRMPYYDNKPRKVRHKKTKKKKHERERARKSKLRSNHGERERRKQS
- the LOC122327949 gene encoding caspase a-like isoform X2, which gives rise to MAEAGENWEEGSEEDTMIKIIENLSLKKALEQQSAGEETALIRKDCVELPCGHRRPAHYILAWFKHCLKQRQAEFSCPAFDEGRRRTCGATSSYRSVCGLIPLSSRQRAFLEENLAFLAARQLYDFKACPGCKTHVERRDKTNLCVHCTVCTASRKHKYYFCWSCRSQWKGPTHNAVRCGNSGCGQTEIPGDPLVLSTPEFKEKKLREEGDDIYPMKDKSSDRTRLALLINNVEFEYENNRPGAEKDESSMERLLKSLGYTVLTLRDLTAPAMRAALQDFSRREEHVLSDSCFVLLMSHGSSRGICGVSSIVNSDGEQDMFSTDELYHHLNTVNCAGLRDKPKIILIQSCRGDNDGCVNVQDSVSHTEHREKDFCCLRSSTPDTPSFRNISLGSHFFRDIVEVFNNHAHEDHIEELFRKVLKKFKEKHPCQMPCKDRTTLSGKFYLFPGL
- the LOC122327949 gene encoding caspase a-like isoform X1; the protein is MAEAGENWEEGSEEDTMIKIIENLSLKKALEQQSAGEETALIRKDCVELPCGHRRPAHYILAWFKHCLKQRQAEFSCPAFDEGRRRTCGATSSYRSVCGLIPLSSRQRAFLEENLAFLAARQLYDFKACPGCKTHVERRDKTNLCVHCTVCTASRKHKYYFCWSCRSQWKGPTHNAVRCGNSGCGQTEIPGDPLVLSTPEFKEKKLREEGDDIYPMKDKSSDRTRLALLINNVEFEYENNRPGAEKDESSMERLLKSLGYTVLTLRDLTAPLTVCVQAMRAALQDFSRREEHVLSDSCFVLLMSHGSSRGICGVSSIVNSDGEQDMFSTDELYHHLNTVNCAGLRDKPKIILIQSCRGDNDGCVNVQDSVSHTEHREKDFCCLRSSTPDTPSFRNISLGSHFFRDIVEVFNNHAHEDHIEELFRKVLKKFKEKHPCQMPCKDRTTLSGKFYLFPGL